The stretch of DNA TTCAGAAGCCTCGCTCCATAACTATTCAAGAAATTTTCCAGAGATTTATCATAATGCGGCATAAGATTCAGTCCGAGTTTTTTTAAAGCGGCGTTTTCCAGCGATGAGTATCTGGGCCTTGGCGCCGGCCGCGGATATTCCTCGGTACTGCAGGGCGCCAGTCTGACCGGCATATTAAGAAGCCTGAAGATATCAGAGGCAAACTGATACCACGACACTGTTCCTTCAGATGAGGCATGATAGACCCCGGTCAAATCTTTTTCCAGGACAATCTGCGTCTGGCGAACCACATCCTCAGTCCAGGTGGGATTGCCGAACTGGTCATCGACAATTTTCAAAGGCGGCGGATTCTCACCGTTCTTGCGGGCATGAATCTGCTTCTTTCCCAATTTCATCATGGTCTTCACGAAATTTTTCCCATGATACCCATATACCCAGGCAATTCTCAAGATGGCATTATTCTCAATTGTTCGGGATACAGCCCTTTCACCTTCCCATTTGCTCTTCCCATAAATGGTCTGAGGCGCCGGGATATCGTCCTCGGTATAGGGAGTCGCGCTGAGACCATCAAAAACATAGTCAGTGGAATAGAGAATCATTTTGGCCTTGGCGGCGCGGCAGGC from Candidatus Zixiibacteriota bacterium encodes:
- the rfbD gene encoding dTDP-4-dehydrorhamnose reductase, translated to MAYRKILVTGCRGQLGRDLIRMLENSFQVSGIDIEDIDILDSRRLEIFILKAAPDVVIHTAAYTDVDGCESNPELAMAVNCAGAENVARACRAAKAKMILYSTDYVFDGLSATPYTEDDIPAPQTIYGKSKWEGERAVSRTIENNAILRIAWVYGYHGKNFVKTMMKLGKKQIHARKNGENPPPLKIVDDQFGNPTWTEDVVRQTQIVLEKDLTGVYHASSEGTVSWYQFASDIFRLLNMPVRLAPCSTEEYPRPAPRPRYSSLENAALKKLGLNLMPHYDKSLENFLNSYGARLLNEITD